Proteins encoded by one window of Sulfurospirillum barnesii SES-3:
- a CDS encoding HesA/MoeB/ThiF family protein: protein MREFSDEELERYSRHIILQDVGIEGQEKIANSKVLVIGAGGLGSPVALYLAAAGVGEIGIVDGDVVDLSNLQRQVIHTTADVNVPKVLSAKAKMEAINPNVKVTVYQKFLDASNILDIVKGYDFVIDGTDNFSSKFLINDACVLANVPYSHGGILRFGGQTMTIKPNESACYACVFDSPPPANAIPTCSSAGILGAVAGMLGTIQAAEALKYIVGVGEPLYNRLLSFDAKTMNFRNVNFKKNPKCRVCGEHGIKEIKDYEAVVCEAKL, encoded by the coding sequence ATGAGAGAGTTTAGCGATGAGGAATTAGAGCGTTATTCACGTCACATTATCTTACAAGATGTGGGTATTGAAGGGCAAGAGAAAATTGCCAATTCTAAAGTTTTAGTCATTGGTGCAGGCGGACTTGGCTCTCCTGTGGCACTCTACTTAGCCGCTGCGGGTGTGGGAGAAATTGGCATCGTCGATGGCGACGTGGTGGATTTAAGCAATCTTCAGCGTCAAGTCATTCACACCACAGCCGATGTAAACGTACCCAAAGTGCTCTCCGCCAAAGCGAAGATGGAAGCGATTAACCCCAATGTGAAAGTCACGGTCTATCAAAAATTTTTAGACGCTTCCAACATTTTGGACATTGTGAAAGGCTATGATTTTGTTATCGATGGAACGGACAATTTTTCATCAAAGTTTTTGATTAATGATGCGTGTGTTTTGGCAAACGTGCCCTATTCTCACGGTGGTATTTTACGTTTTGGTGGACAAACCATGACGATTAAACCCAACGAGAGTGCATGTTACGCATGTGTGTTTGATAGCCCACCACCAGCCAATGCCATTCCAACGTGTTCGAGTGCAGGTATCTTAGGCGCAGTTGCTGGAATGCTAGGAACCATTCAAGCCGCAGAAGCGCTGAAATACATCGTGGGTGTGGGTGAGCCGTTGTACAACAGACTTTTAAGTTTTGATGCAAAAACCATGAACTTTAGAAACGTCAATTTTAAGAAAAATCCAAAGTGTCGGGTGTGCGGTGAGCATGGAATAAAGGAAATTAAAGACTATGAAGCCGTGGTCTGTGAGGCAAAATTATGA
- a CDS encoding sulfate adenylyltransferase subunit 1, with product MQRLNIVITGHVDHGKSTLIGRLLADTDSLPQGKLESVKKMCENNARPFEYAFLLDALADEQKQGITIDSARVFFQSQKREYIIIDAPGHIEFLKNMISGASRAEAALLLIDAKEGVAENSKRHGMLLSLLGIKQIAVVVNKMDLVDFSEIAFTKLKVEYTEYLETLGVKAEIFIPISARGGVNLIEHAPQTPWYKGKTVLEVLDSFESIEEKEAEHFRMPLQDVYKFTRDNDDRRIYAGTVSSGELHVNDEVIFYPSLKRSRVASIESFNTEVKTSVKESEAVGFTLQTQIYVKNGEVVARADQSAPKVSNRFEANLFWLGARPLELNKPYKIKIGSAQSTIYLEEIKRVIDGDTLDSDDEPHVSRHEAACVIFRVHDLLAMELFCDNQKLGRFVIVDEFDIAGGGIITEVLEQYTTRRTKALHVSDVLVDKASTSAEFEEELFALLRKHFPHQFN from the coding sequence ATGCAAAGACTCAATATTGTCATCACAGGACACGTCGATCACGGCAAAAGCACACTCATCGGACGGCTTCTTGCCGATACCGACTCATTGCCACAAGGAAAACTAGAGAGTGTGAAAAAGATGTGTGAAAACAATGCACGTCCGTTTGAGTACGCCTTCTTGCTTGATGCCTTAGCCGATGAGCAAAAGCAAGGCATCACGATTGATAGTGCACGTGTTTTTTTTCAAAGTCAAAAACGAGAGTACATCATCATTGACGCTCCTGGGCACATCGAATTTTTGAAAAACATGATCAGCGGTGCTTCACGTGCGGAGGCGGCTTTGCTTCTTATTGATGCTAAAGAGGGTGTGGCAGAGAACTCCAAACGCCATGGCATGTTGCTCTCCCTTTTAGGCATCAAGCAAATTGCTGTTGTGGTCAATAAGATGGATTTGGTGGACTTTAGCGAGATTGCTTTTACCAAACTCAAAGTGGAGTACACCGAATATTTAGAAACCCTTGGTGTTAAGGCGGAGATTTTTATCCCTATCAGCGCTCGTGGTGGCGTCAACTTGATTGAACATGCCCCGCAAACACCGTGGTATAAAGGCAAAACGGTTCTTGAAGTGTTAGATAGCTTTGAGAGCATTGAAGAAAAAGAGGCAGAGCATTTTAGAATGCCTCTGCAAGATGTCTACAAGTTTACCCGTGACAACGATGATAGGCGTATTTACGCAGGAACGGTGAGTAGTGGTGAATTACATGTAAACGATGAAGTCATCTTTTACCCTTCGCTCAAACGCTCACGTGTGGCGAGTATTGAGAGTTTTAACACAGAAGTGAAAACCAGTGTTAAAGAGAGTGAGGCGGTGGGATTTACCCTTCAAACTCAAATTTATGTGAAAAACGGTGAAGTGGTCGCCAGAGCAGACCAGAGTGCACCAAAGGTGAGTAACCGTTTTGAGGCGAATCTTTTTTGGCTAGGGGCACGACCGTTGGAGCTCAATAAGCCCTATAAAATCAAGATAGGCTCAGCGCAAAGTACGATTTATCTTGAAGAGATTAAACGGGTGATTGATGGCGACACACTTGATAGCGATGATGAACCCCATGTCTCACGCCATGAAGCAGCGTGTGTCATCTTTAGGGTGCATGACCTTTTGGCGATGGAACTTTTTTGCGACAACCAAAAGCTGGGGCGTTTTGTCATTGTTGATGAGTTTGACATTGCAGGCGGGGGCATCATCACCGAAGTGTTGGAACAATACACAACAAGACGAACCAAAGCGTTACATGTAAGCGATGTTTTGGTCGACAAAGCGAGTACTAGTGCTGAGTTTGAAGAGGAGCTTTTTGCGCTTCTTCGTAAACATTTTCCACACCAATTTAACTAA
- a CDS encoding Mov34/MPN/PAD-1 family protein, with protein sequence MIKIPQSAYNEMVLHALKDNPIEACGYLAGINGEVKYAIPMRNTDESNEHFSFDPQEQFDAFKKTQKEGLRLIGVYHSHPETPARPSEEDIRLAFDPNVSYVIISLAGIEPDVKSFLIKNKTVEIEEIEIILEV encoded by the coding sequence ATGATAAAAATTCCACAAAGTGCGTACAACGAGATGGTTCTCCACGCACTCAAAGACAACCCCATTGAAGCGTGTGGTTATTTAGCAGGGATTAATGGCGAAGTGAAGTATGCGATTCCTATGAGAAACACCGATGAAAGCAACGAACACTTTAGCTTTGACCCACAGGAGCAATTTGATGCCTTTAAAAAGACGCAAAAAGAGGGGCTTCGCTTAATCGGTGTGTACCATTCACATCCTGAAACCCCCGCACGCCCAAGCGAGGAAGACATTCGTTTGGCGTTTGATCCTAATGTGAGTTATGTCATTATCTCACTGGCAGGGATAGAGCCTGATGTGAAGTCATTTTTGATTAAAAATAAAACGGTTGAAATTGAAGAAATTGAAATTATTTTAGAGGTGTGA
- a CDS encoding phosphoadenylyl-sulfate reductase: MNQSYELKITEALHMLHTLIGEKHLNVTLAFSHQSEDAIALSLAQKAGIDFRVFTLDTHKLFEESLAYEKEVEAFFGIKIERFSAEDATIKALEESVGEYGIFDDINLRKECCRVRKILPLHEALKGYQCWISGIRSAQSITRANTPLMEYDENFKLLKFNPLAHFSDEDVERYMQEHAIPKNGLYAKGFKSIGCQPCTRALRDGEDIRAGRWWWENPEHKECGLHLHKN, encoded by the coding sequence ATGAATCAGAGCTATGAACTTAAAATCACCGAAGCGTTGCACATGCTTCACACGTTAATTGGCGAGAAACATCTCAACGTCACGTTGGCATTTAGCCACCAAAGTGAAGATGCGATTGCCCTCTCTTTGGCGCAAAAAGCAGGCATTGATTTTCGTGTTTTTACCCTTGATACGCACAAACTTTTTGAGGAGTCTTTGGCGTATGAAAAAGAAGTCGAAGCTTTTTTTGGCATCAAAATTGAGCGCTTTAGCGCAGAGGATGCAACCATCAAAGCGTTAGAAGAAAGCGTGGGAGAGTATGGCATTTTTGATGACATTAATCTTCGCAAAGAGTGTTGTCGTGTACGAAAAATACTCCCTTTACACGAGGCGTTAAAAGGGTATCAATGCTGGATAAGTGGCATTCGAAGTGCTCAGTCCATCACCCGAGCCAATACCCCTTTGATGGAGTATGATGAAAATTTTAAGCTCTTAAAATTTAATCCTTTAGCACACTTTAGTGATGAAGATGTAGAGCGTTACATGCAAGAACACGCCATTCCTAAAAATGGCTTGTACGCCAAAGGTTTTAAAAGCATCGGCTGTCAACCCTGTACACGTGCCCTCCGTGATGGCGAAGACATCAGAGCGGGACGTTGGTGGTGGGAAAACCCTGAACATAAAGAGTGCGGATTGCATTTACATAAAAATTAA
- the cobA gene encoding uroporphyrinogen-III C-methyltransferase gives MRTLGIALKPKKTLLIGAGKVAAQKSKVLDSLDFPHDIIAQEVLDDYFASKTFTCKAFEDADAIGYEVIIDATGNEAVTSRLVALKPLHHFWLNVVDVPELCDFYFSALTQRDDIQVAISSGGSSPSLAQVIRDKVERILPRNLGSLIERLKRERQQPERDLARLRGIAKEGVGKVFLIGCGTGYVGNLTLDALNAFELLDVALVDALVSEEIRALIPLTCNVVDVSKKKGFHSKTQEEINALLVGYAKEGLVVGRLKGGEPLLFGRLGEEKQTLKEHGIEFEVINGVSSAFRSCTVSGIVPTIRDISKGVSIVSAHLRESLFNDEWITLIRQPLHTVIVLMAHSFAKKIQDAIAKEGIDANTPAAFVSKIDLPNQVTIVGTVANLDKMAALCSTPAVLIIGECVARENIIASANSGKIIYM, from the coding sequence ATGAGAACGCTTGGCATCGCACTTAAGCCCAAAAAAACGCTTCTCATTGGTGCGGGAAAAGTAGCGGCGCAAAAATCTAAAGTGCTTGATAGTCTTGATTTTCCACACGACATCATCGCACAAGAGGTTTTGGACGACTACTTTGCATCCAAAACCTTTACATGTAAAGCCTTTGAAGATGCTGACGCCATAGGTTATGAGGTGATTATTGATGCCACAGGCAATGAAGCGGTAACCTCTCGTCTAGTTGCACTCAAACCCCTGCATCACTTTTGGCTCAACGTGGTAGATGTGCCAGAGCTGTGCGATTTTTACTTTAGCGCACTCACCCAACGAGATGACATTCAAGTCGCCATCAGTAGCGGTGGCAGTTCGCCCAGCTTAGCGCAAGTCATTCGTGATAAAGTAGAGCGCATTTTACCCCGTAACCTAGGCTCTTTGATTGAGCGCCTCAAACGTGAGCGTCAACAACCTGAGCGTGATTTGGCAAGGCTTCGTGGCATTGCCAAAGAGGGTGTGGGAAAAGTGTTTCTCATCGGATGTGGCACAGGCTACGTAGGCAATCTCACCCTCGATGCCCTAAATGCCTTTGAACTGCTCGATGTTGCCCTTGTAGATGCGTTGGTTTCAGAAGAAATCCGTGCCCTCATTCCACTTACATGTAACGTCGTTGATGTGAGTAAAAAGAAGGGATTTCATTCCAAAACGCAAGAGGAGATTAACGCTCTTTTGGTAGGATACGCCAAAGAGGGATTGGTGGTAGGACGGCTTAAAGGGGGTGAGCCACTTTTGTTTGGACGTTTGGGAGAAGAGAAGCAAACGCTCAAAGAACACGGCATTGAATTTGAAGTCATAAACGGTGTCAGTTCTGCCTTTCGCTCGTGTACGGTCTCTGGCATTGTGCCGACCATTCGTGATATTTCCAAAGGGGTGAGCATCGTCTCAGCACACCTTAGGGAGAGCCTTTTTAACGATGAGTGGATTACGCTCATTCGCCAACCGCTTCATACCGTCATCGTTTTAATGGCACACAGTTTTGCCAAAAAAATTCAAGACGCTATTGCTAAAGAGGGAATTGATGCGAACACCCCTGCAGCATTTGTCTCAAAAATTGACTTGCCCAATCAAGTCACCATTGTGGGAACTGTGGCAAATTTAGATAAAATGGCTGCTTTATGTTCCACCCCAGCCGTACTGATTATCGGTGAGTGCGTCGCACGTGAGAACATTATCGCTTCTGCAAATAGCGGTAAAATTATTTACATGTAA
- a CDS encoding aminotransferase class V-fold PLP-dependent enzyme, with protein sequence MGFTTKALHSKPIQNDVHGAMRFPIYQSSAFEFEKAEELEAVFKGFKMGHVYTRSSNPTIEALETQIKAISGALGVIATATGMAAISNALFALLKNGDNIITTKYLFGNTLSLFQTLLSDFGVEVRFVDVNNLEEIRSNIDEKTRLLFCESVSNPQLIVPDFEAIKAVLSEHHVPLVVDTTMTPWNIFDAKKHGVDVEIISATKYLSGGGHVLGGLIVDNGTFEWQNHANLAPYCKKFGPNALMARLRKETFRNLGATLTAQSAALLSLGLETLDLRVKRSCENALVVAKHLQTKSEVCRVDYPLLEASRSYENATKQFSGGGAIVTFSLANKKSAYAFLNKLKLIRRGTNIQDNKSLAIAPYHTIYAEYPEEQRLAYELNEGMIRLSVGIEDVEDLIEDMDQALFKEEQAVASDEAASEKPYLLDF encoded by the coding sequence ATGGGATTTACGACCAAAGCACTGCACAGCAAACCAATTCAAAACGATGTTCATGGCGCAATGCGCTTTCCAATTTATCAAAGCTCCGCCTTTGAATTTGAAAAAGCAGAAGAGTTGGAAGCCGTTTTTAAGGGCTTTAAAATGGGGCATGTCTACACCCGCTCCTCAAACCCTACCATTGAAGCCTTAGAAACACAAATCAAAGCTATCAGTGGTGCATTGGGTGTTATTGCAACAGCAACAGGGATGGCGGCAATTTCAAACGCCTTGTTTGCGCTTTTGAAAAATGGCGATAATATCATCACCACGAAGTATCTTTTTGGCAACACGCTCTCTTTATTCCAGACACTTTTGAGTGATTTTGGTGTGGAAGTGCGCTTTGTAGATGTGAACAATCTCGAGGAAATCCGCTCCAACATCGATGAAAAAACTCGCCTTCTTTTTTGCGAGAGTGTAAGTAACCCTCAACTCATTGTGCCTGATTTTGAAGCCATCAAAGCGGTGTTGAGTGAACACCATGTGCCTCTTGTTGTCGATACCACGATGACACCGTGGAACATTTTTGATGCGAAAAAACATGGCGTAGATGTGGAAATCATCTCTGCAACCAAATACTTAAGCGGTGGCGGTCATGTTTTGGGTGGTTTAATTGTCGATAATGGAACGTTTGAGTGGCAAAACCATGCAAACCTAGCGCCATATTGTAAAAAATTTGGTCCCAATGCACTTATGGCACGCTTGCGTAAAGAGACCTTTCGCAATTTAGGTGCAACGCTCACTGCTCAAAGTGCAGCCCTTCTCTCTTTGGGACTAGAGACACTGGATTTACGAGTGAAGCGAAGTTGCGAAAATGCCCTTGTGGTTGCCAAACATTTGCAAACCAAAAGCGAGGTTTGCCGTGTTGATTATCCTCTCTTAGAAGCTTCACGCTCCTACGAAAATGCCACGAAACAGTTTAGCGGAGGTGGGGCGATTGTCACGTTTAGTTTAGCCAATAAAAAAAGTGCTTATGCCTTTTTAAACAAACTCAAACTGATTCGCAGAGGAACCAACATTCAAGATAACAAATCTTTGGCGATTGCGCCGTACCATACGATTTATGCGGAGTATCCTGAAGAGCAACGCCTTGCGTACGAACTCAATGAGGGGATGATACGTCTCTCCGTGGGTATTGAAGATGTGGAAGATTTGATTGAAGATATGGATCAAGCGCTCTTTAAAGAAGAGCAAGCTGTGGCAAGTGATGAAGCAGCTTCCGAGAAACCGTATCTGCTTGATTTTTAA
- the thiS gene encoding sulfur carrier protein ThiS, which produces MKLIINGETKEIKEAISLPELLIIENVEQPDMVSVQLNDEFVRQDEHKSVVLKEGDEINFLYFMGGGA; this is translated from the coding sequence ATGAAACTTATAATTAACGGCGAAACAAAAGAGATAAAAGAGGCTATTAGCTTGCCAGAATTACTCATTATTGAAAATGTTGAACAACCTGACATGGTTTCGGTACAACTCAACGATGAATTTGTAAGACAAGACGAACACAAAAGTGTTGTGCTTAAAGAGGGTGATGAGATTAACTTTTTATACTTCATGGGAGGTGGCGCATGA
- the cysD gene encoding sulfate adenylyltransferase subunit CysD produces the protein MNHLDRLEAQSVYILREAYRSFPNLAMLWSIGKDSTVLLWLTRKAFFGHVPYPLVHIDTAFKVPEMIRYRDEIAIQWDLNLVVGQNKEALAKGETFVNGLDRLSCCKKLKSDALKYTLDGTWARRKWNPYKKEWEEELNGAPYTGVIVGVRADEEGSRSKERVFSARDEKSEWDASTQPPELWNQYKTDFAPGTHVRIHPLLEWTELNIWEYIQRENIPIIDLYFNKGDGKRYRSLGCFPCTAPVDSEATNPQEIIEELTSGKFKDIAERSGRAQDKDGGGTLEALRKEGYM, from the coding sequence ATGAACCATTTAGACAGACTCGAAGCACAGAGTGTTTACATTTTACGTGAAGCGTATCGAAGCTTCCCAAATCTTGCCATGCTTTGGAGTATTGGTAAAGATAGCACCGTACTTTTATGGTTGACACGAAAAGCATTTTTTGGACACGTTCCCTACCCGTTGGTGCACATTGATACGGCGTTTAAAGTGCCCGAGATGATTCGCTACCGTGATGAAATTGCCATTCAATGGGATTTAAACTTGGTCGTGGGACAAAATAAAGAAGCCCTAGCCAAAGGCGAAACGTTTGTGAACGGATTAGACCGCCTTAGTTGCTGTAAAAAACTCAAAAGCGATGCGCTCAAGTACACCTTAGATGGCACATGGGCACGCCGTAAATGGAACCCGTATAAAAAAGAGTGGGAAGAAGAATTAAACGGTGCTCCTTACACAGGTGTCATCGTAGGTGTCAGGGCGGATGAAGAGGGAAGTCGTTCTAAAGAGCGTGTTTTCTCAGCCCGTGATGAAAAGAGTGAGTGGGATGCCAGTACGCAACCCCCAGAGCTTTGGAATCAGTACAAAACGGACTTTGCACCAGGCACTCACGTGCGCATTCACCCACTTTTAGAGTGGACGGAGCTTAATATTTGGGAGTACATTCAAAGGGAAAATATCCCTATTATTGATTTGTATTTTAACAAAGGAGACGGCAAACGTTACCGCTCTTTGGGCTGTTTTCCATGTACGGCACCAGTCGATTCTGAGGCGACGAACCCTCAAGAGATTATTGAAGAGCTAACTTCTGGGAAGTTTAAAGATATTGCGGAACGCTCAGGCAGAGCGCAAGATAAAGACGGTGGTGGAACACTAGAAGCCCTTAGAAAAGAAGGATACATGTAA
- a CDS encoding DUF2061 domain-containing protein produces the protein MVEHKKRSIVKAISWRTLGTLDTMLISFIVTGSPLAAVSIGAFELITKTALYYFHERAWNKIDFGREKEQPEYQI, from the coding sequence ATGGTAGAGCATAAGAAGCGAAGCATTGTTAAAGCGATTTCATGGAGAACACTAGGAACGCTCGATACAATGCTAATTAGTTTTATCGTCACTGGTAGTCCGCTTGCTGCTGTTTCTATCGGTGCTTTTGAGCTCATAACCAAAACAGCTTTGTACTATTTTCACGAACGTGCATGGAATAAAATTGATTTTGGAAGAGAAAAAGAACAACCCGAGTATCAAATATGA
- a CDS encoding sulfurtransferase TusA family protein: MSRYEIPQMVYDDLATFKKNHADFLAGTLDELTFKTMRVPFGVYEQRAANTFMVRIKLAGGILTPKQLLTLADLAQKYAHEAIHITTRGGAQLHYVKIEDIISIIETLHSIDLSGRGGGGNTVRNVMADPLAGTAQDEVFDVSPYALAMTSKMLEQKDSFALPRKFKITFSGSEADRGYATIHDVGFIAKIHGGIKGFKLFTAGGMGAKSRLGTLLREFVPDTEVFLYSQAIKQVFDKYGNRKNKHAARLRFLFEDLGLEEFNTLLEVELNDLRAKGDWEMPITEIERTVGDTTHEPFSVPTNIQKWWNRYVYAQKQAGLYGCKVPVHLGDIHFENARNLANALLPFGEDVLRFTGDQNLYIRNLTAPQMASLHDILQKFSVEVSKPTLFGDMVACTGAATCQLGIARPRGAVDAIQKRLNKLIDERDYDALQGFKIHLSGCPNSCGKHLIGDLGFFGKVQRNEGYSYPAYNVVAGSRTHGDGSVYAQKAGDVAAFHVPAFVEEVLDTWLLHVKAYESFADWIDDGGLAIITEISKKYVDIPSFKEDKNPYFDYDAVELFSLKGRGTGECSAGMYDLIEADKKALKEALEKEEKDYELIRLLAARMLLVTRGEDARDKAGVLKAFKTHFIDTTLLNAYFGTMLEGDADEKSIELAEEVMKLYESMDHTLKFAKEKELAASAQAQPEKSAHFKDLSGVACPMNFVKTKMELSKMKSGEILEILLDDGAPIDNVPKSVSSEGHTVEATTKEGKGWRVRIVKK, encoded by the coding sequence ATGAGCAGATACGAAATCCCCCAAATGGTCTATGATGACCTTGCCACATTTAAAAAAAACCATGCTGATTTTTTAGCAGGCACACTCGATGAGCTGACCTTTAAAACCATGCGTGTCCCTTTTGGTGTCTATGAGCAACGTGCCGCCAATACCTTTATGGTGCGCATTAAACTAGCAGGTGGTATCCTAACACCTAAACAACTGTTGACTTTAGCGGATTTAGCCCAAAAGTACGCACATGAAGCCATTCACATCACCACCCGTGGTGGCGCACAGCTGCATTATGTCAAAATCGAAGATATTATCAGTATTATCGAAACCCTGCACAGTATTGATTTAAGCGGCAGAGGTGGCGGAGGAAATACCGTGCGTAACGTGATGGCTGACCCACTTGCAGGCACAGCGCAAGATGAAGTCTTTGATGTCTCTCCTTACGCTCTTGCGATGACCTCTAAAATGTTAGAGCAAAAAGATTCATTCGCACTTCCACGAAAATTTAAAATCACGTTTAGTGGTTCTGAGGCAGACCGTGGTTATGCAACCATCCATGACGTAGGCTTTATCGCTAAAATTCACGGTGGCATCAAAGGCTTTAAGCTCTTCACCGCTGGTGGTATGGGTGCGAAGTCTCGCTTAGGAACACTGTTGCGTGAGTTTGTACCCGACACCGAAGTTTTTTTATACTCGCAAGCCATCAAACAAGTGTTTGACAAATACGGCAACCGCAAAAACAAACATGCCGCACGCCTTCGCTTTTTATTTGAAGATTTGGGTCTTGAAGAATTTAACACACTTTTAGAAGTGGAACTAAATGACCTTAGAGCTAAGGGCGATTGGGAGATGCCCATCACTGAAATCGAGCGAACGGTGGGTGACACCACGCATGAGCCATTTAGCGTTCCTACAAACATTCAAAAATGGTGGAATCGTTACGTTTACGCCCAAAAACAAGCAGGGCTTTATGGCTGTAAAGTGCCTGTGCATTTGGGTGATATTCACTTTGAAAACGCACGCAACCTTGCCAATGCACTTTTACCCTTTGGTGAAGATGTGCTTCGTTTTACAGGCGATCAAAACCTTTACATTCGCAACCTCACAGCGCCTCAAATGGCAAGTTTGCACGACATCTTGCAAAAATTTTCTGTGGAAGTCTCTAAACCAACGCTCTTTGGCGATATGGTCGCATGTACGGGAGCGGCAACCTGTCAGCTTGGCATCGCGCGTCCTCGTGGCGCGGTGGATGCGATTCAAAAACGTCTCAATAAACTCATCGATGAGCGTGACTATGACGCCCTTCAAGGCTTTAAGATTCATTTATCGGGTTGCCCAAACAGTTGTGGCAAACACCTCATCGGCGATCTTGGATTTTTCGGAAAAGTCCAACGCAATGAGGGCTACTCCTACCCTGCCTACAACGTCGTAGCAGGTTCACGCACCCATGGCGATGGAAGTGTGTACGCCCAAAAAGCAGGTGATGTTGCAGCCTTTCATGTTCCTGCTTTTGTGGAAGAAGTTTTGGATACATGGCTTTTACATGTAAAGGCTTATGAGAGTTTTGCAGACTGGATTGACGATGGTGGATTAGCAATTATTACCGAAATCAGTAAAAAATACGTCGATATTCCTTCGTTCAAAGAGGATAAAAACCCTTACTTTGACTACGACGCGGTTGAACTCTTCTCACTCAAAGGTCGAGGAACAGGTGAGTGTAGTGCAGGTATGTATGACCTTATCGAAGCCGATAAAAAAGCACTTAAAGAAGCACTTGAGAAAGAGGAAAAAGACTATGAGTTGATTCGTCTTTTAGCCGCTCGTATGCTACTCGTCACACGTGGAGAGGATGCACGTGATAAAGCAGGTGTGCTTAAAGCCTTCAAAACCCATTTTATCGACACCACGCTTCTTAATGCTTACTTTGGCACCATGCTAGAAGGCGATGCGGATGAAAAATCAATCGAACTTGCCGAAGAGGTGATGAAGCTTTACGAAAGCATGGATCATACGCTAAAATTTGCCAAAGAAAAAGAGTTGGCGGCAAGTGCACAAGCGCAACCTGAAAAATCAGCCCACTTTAAAGACTTAAGCGGCGTGGCATGTCCGATGAACTTTGTCAAAACCAAAATGGAGCTTTCAAAAATGAAGAGCGGTGAAATTTTAGAAATTTTATTGGATGATGGCGCACCCATTGATAACGTGCCAAAATCGGTCTCAAGTGAGGGACACACGGTAGAAGCCACCACAAAAGAGGGCAAGGGTTGGCGTGTAAGGATTGTCAAAAAATGA
- a CDS encoding Fe(3+) ABC transporter substrate-binding protein, with translation MRVSSSLFKLFLGLSVASSMALASEVNVYSHRHYDSDKALFKAFEEKSGVKVNVITAKAEELVTKLKIEGANSPADVLITSDVGNLYEAKEEGLLQKVDSKILHVNIPEHLRDGENEWFALTKRARIFVYNPEKLSEKELGSYLDLSDPKFKAKLLTRSSSNSYNKSLLASIIANHGEAKALEFAKGLVANFAREPKGNDRDQIKAVASGEGDLAIVNTYYLGIMLNSKDPKDVEIAKSVKLFFPAQKAEGTHINISGAGVTKYAKNKENAMKLIEFLSSVEAQTLFAEANHEYPVNPAVKASGTVATFGVFKEDTLPLGDVGKYTKKAVEIATKANWR, from the coding sequence ATGCGTGTTTCATCGAGTCTATTTAAGCTATTTTTAGGGCTTAGCGTTGCTTCAAGCATGGCGCTTGCCAGTGAGGTCAATGTCTATTCCCATCGCCATTACGACAGCGACAAAGCGCTTTTTAAAGCGTTTGAAGAAAAAAGTGGCGTTAAGGTCAATGTCATTACGGCAAAGGCAGAAGAGTTGGTTACAAAGTTGAAAATTGAAGGAGCCAACAGCCCTGCTGATGTGCTCATTACCTCTGATGTTGGTAATTTATACGAAGCCAAAGAGGAGGGGTTGCTCCAAAAAGTTGACTCTAAAATTTTACATGTAAACATTCCTGAGCATTTACGAGACGGTGAAAATGAGTGGTTTGCTCTTACGAAACGAGCACGTATTTTTGTCTACAATCCTGAAAAACTCTCTGAAAAAGAGCTAGGAAGTTACCTTGATTTAAGTGATCCTAAATTTAAAGCTAAATTGCTTACCCGTAGCTCTTCTAACTCGTACAATAAATCGCTTTTAGCCTCTATTATCGCCAATCACGGTGAAGCCAAAGCGCTGGAATTTGCCAAAGGATTGGTTGCTAATTTTGCCAGAGAGCCTAAAGGGAACGATAGAGACCAAATCAAAGCCGTGGCAAGTGGTGAGGGGGATTTGGCGATTGTGAATACCTACTATTTAGGCATCATGCTGAACAGTAAAGACCCCAAAGATGTTGAAATCGCAAAAAGTGTTAAGCTCTTTTTCCCTGCTCAAAAAGCAGAAGGTACGCACATTAACATCAGTGGAGCGGGTGTGACAAAGTATGCTAAAAACAAAGAGAATGCCATGAAGCTTATTGAGTTTTTAAGCAGTGTTGAGGCGCAAACCCTCTTTGCCGAAGCGAACCATGAGTACCCTGTTAATCCTGCGGTTAAAGCTTCTGGTACCGTCGCAACCTTTGGAGTGTTTAAAGAAGACACACTGCCTCTTGGGGACGTGGGAAAATACACCAAAAAAGCCGTTGAAATTGCAACAAAGGCAAATTGGCGATAA